CCCGGAAAATAAAAATCGCATTTGTCCTTGTCGCTGCAGACGTTCACCAGTATCCCCCGCTCCCGGCAGACGCGGTAAATGTCCTCGTTAATTTTGTGGTCGTTGGTCGCCGCGATGACCAGCTCCGCGTCGTAAATATCACTGCTCTCATATTTCTTCCGCAGGATCTGTATATCGCCTGCTTTTTCCATCTTATTCAGCTCCGGGTTCACCTCCGGCGCAATCACCGTCACGCAGTCCACAAACTCGCACAGCGAGCGGATGCGCCGCTTTGCAATGGTTCCCGCCCCCACCACATACACACGTTTTTTACTCAAATCCACAAACATTGGAAAATATGGTTTTCTGATTTTTGACACGCTATGCACCTCTGTTATTAATAGTTTCTATGCATCCAGTATACAAAATCTTGCTATTTTCATCAAGCA
This is a stretch of genomic DNA from Marvinbryantia formatexigens DSM 14469. It encodes these proteins:
- a CDS encoding precorrin-2 dehydrogenase/sirohydrochlorin ferrochelatase family protein gives rise to the protein MSKIRKPYFPMFVDLSKKRVYVVGAGTIAKRRIRSLCEFVDCVTVIAPEVNPELNKMEKAGDIQILRKKYESSDIYDAELVIAATNDHKINEDIYRVCRERGILVNVCSDKDKCDFYFPGLITRDDVVVGVTANGANHKRAKAVTEQIREILEEC